In a genomic window of Meiothermus sp. CFH 77666:
- a CDS encoding helicase HerA-like domain-containing protein, with amino-acid sequence MPEPIPIAKGESEVFLYPKMANRHGLIAGATGTGKTVSLRVLAEQLSRIGVPVFMADVKGDLSGMCKPGGDNPKVAERVQKLGLADFQYEACPVVFWDVFGEQGHPVRATVSEMGPLLLARLLGLNETQSGVLTLVFKIADDNGLLLLDLKDLRAMLQYVGDRAEQFKTEYGNISAASIGAIQRGLIALEEQGGSRFFGEPALNLEDLIQTQNGRGVVNILAADKLMQSPKLYSTFLLWMLSELFERLPEVGDPEKPRLVFFFDEAHLLFDEAPKALREKIEQVVRLIRSKGVGVYFVSQNPLDIPDEVLGQLGNRVQHALRAFTPRDQKAVKAAAETFRPNPKLEVATVILEMGVGEALVSTLDEKGIPSVVERALIYPPRTQLPPLSPEERQQVIRQSPVYGHYEKALDRESAYEILRSRAAESVQPAPPTPKTQAPARPAGGNLLGDLAKGAVGFLASREGQRIVRGVLGGLLGGGSKRRK; translated from the coding sequence ATGCCAGAGCCCATCCCCATTGCCAAAGGTGAATCGGAAGTATTCCTGTATCCCAAGATGGCCAACCGCCACGGCCTGATTGCCGGGGCCACCGGCACGGGCAAAACCGTGAGCCTGCGGGTGCTGGCCGAGCAGCTCTCCCGCATTGGCGTGCCGGTCTTCATGGCCGATGTGAAGGGAGACCTCTCCGGGATGTGCAAGCCGGGGGGCGACAACCCCAAGGTCGCCGAGCGGGTGCAGAAGCTGGGCCTTGCAGATTTCCAGTACGAAGCCTGCCCGGTGGTGTTCTGGGACGTGTTTGGCGAGCAGGGCCACCCGGTGCGGGCCACCGTCTCGGAGATGGGGCCGCTGCTTTTGGCCCGCCTGCTGGGCCTAAACGAGACCCAGAGCGGGGTGCTCACCCTAGTCTTCAAGATTGCCGACGACAACGGTTTGCTGCTCTTGGACTTAAAAGACCTGCGGGCCATGCTACAGTACGTGGGCGACCGCGCCGAACAGTTCAAGACCGAGTACGGCAACATCTCGGCGGCCTCCATCGGGGCCATCCAGCGGGGGCTCATTGCCCTGGAAGAGCAGGGCGGCAGCCGGTTTTTTGGTGAGCCGGCGCTGAACCTCGAGGATCTGATCCAGACCCAGAATGGCCGGGGCGTGGTCAACATCCTGGCTGCCGACAAGCTCATGCAGTCGCCCAAGCTCTACAGCACCTTTTTGCTCTGGATGCTCTCCGAGCTCTTTGAGCGGCTGCCCGAGGTGGGCGACCCCGAGAAGCCCAGGCTGGTCTTCTTCTTCGACGAGGCCCACCTGCTCTTCGACGAGGCCCCCAAGGCCCTGCGGGAGAAGATCGAGCAGGTAGTGCGGCTGATCCGCAGCAAGGGGGTGGGGGTGTACTTCGTGAGCCAGAACCCCCTGGACATCCCCGACGAGGTGCTGGGGCAGCTAGGCAACCGCGTGCAGCACGCCTTAAGGGCCTTCACCCCACGCGACCAGAAAGCCGTCAAGGCCGCCGCCGAAACCTTCCGGCCCAACCCCAAGCTGGAGGTGGCCACCGTGATCCTGGAGATGGGCGTGGGCGAGGCGCTGGTCTCGACCCTGGACGAGAAGGGCATCCCCAGCGTGGTGGAGCGGGCCCTGATCTACCCGCCCCGCACCCAGCTACCCCCGCTCAGCCCTGAGGAGCGCCAGCAGGTGATCCGGCAGTCCCCGGTCTACGGGCACTACGAGAAGGCCCTGGACCGCGAGTCGGCCTATGAAATCCTGCGGAGCCGGGCCGCCGAGTCGGTGCAGCCAGCCCCCCCAACGCCCAAAACTCAAGCCCCGGCCCGGCCCGCTGGGGGCAACCTTTTGGGCGACCTGGCTAAAGGGGCGGTAGGGTTCCTGGCCAGCCGGGAGGGCCAGCGCATTGTGCGCGGAGTGCTGGGGGGGTTGCTGGGAGGCGGAAGCAAGCGCAGAAAGTAG
- a CDS encoding tRNA-binding protein, whose translation MTPYEAFELLELRVGRIQKALPHPKARKPSYQLWVDLGPLGLKQSSAQLTDLYTPEALVGRLVICATNLGERNIAGFKSEVLVLGLPDEEGRVVLLSAEREVPLGGRVY comes from the coding sequence ATGACGCCCTACGAAGCCTTTGAACTCCTCGAGCTGCGCGTCGGACGTATCCAGAAAGCCCTGCCCCACCCCAAGGCCCGCAAGCCCTCCTACCAGCTCTGGGTGGATCTGGGCCCCCTGGGCCTCAAGCAGAGCAGCGCCCAGCTGACCGACCTTTATACTCCCGAGGCCCTGGTGGGGCGGCTGGTGATCTGTGCAACCAACCTTGGCGAGCGCAACATTGCCGGCTTCAAATCCGAGGTACTGGTACTGGGGCTGCCTGACGAAGAGGGGCGGGTGGTGCTGCTCTCGGCAGAGCGCGAAGTGCCGCTGGGCGGGCGGGTTTACTGA
- a CDS encoding DUF420 domain-containing protein, whose product MGQMLGDIAALLIALSGLAVIIGVILIKRGDRVWHPRVMLVATGLAALFLVFYLLKWGLYGTTRYVGPEEWRGAYYALLISHTLLAAINGPLVLWLIYNAVKQRFSIHKAWARWTVPVWLYVAVTGWVIDQILRNYGESAGGIGF is encoded by the coding sequence ATGGGTCAAATGTTGGGCGATATCGCCGCCTTGCTGATTGCTTTGTCGGGTCTGGCGGTCATCATCGGGGTCATTCTCATCAAGCGGGGGGATCGGGTCTGGCATCCTCGAGTGATGCTGGTAGCCACCGGCCTGGCCGCGCTTTTTCTGGTGTTCTACCTGCTCAAGTGGGGGCTCTATGGAACCACCCGCTATGTGGGGCCGGAGGAGTGGCGTGGGGCCTATTACGCCCTCCTGATAAGCCATACCCTCCTGGCAGCGATCAACGGGCCGCTGGTGCTGTGGCTGATCTACAACGCCGTCAAGCAGCGCTTTAGCATACACAAGGCCTGGGCCCGCTGGACGGTGCCGGTCTGGCTCTATGTGGCGGTTACCGGCTGGGTGATTGACCAGATTCTGCGTAACTATGGCGAGTCGGCGGGTGGAATTGGCTTTTGA